One stretch of Arachis hypogaea cultivar Tifrunner chromosome 20, arahy.Tifrunner.gnm2.J5K5, whole genome shotgun sequence DNA includes these proteins:
- the LOC112782877 gene encoding receptor-like serine/threonine-protein kinase SD1-8 isoform X2: MRIFFNHLNYLIIILISLFFITPPASTDTLTGKQILRTNQTLLSQNQTFVLGFFRGSNTNYYLGIWYNNINPQTIVWVANRDNPIDNSTGYLKIGDNGNFVLLNSSGNLAWSSNQTNARNPVLQLLDTGNLVLKDSSDNTNSNYLWQSFDYPTDTMLPGMKLGWNLDTRTEKHLTSWKVAGEDPSSGDYTLKIDYHGLPDIFIRRNQTIIFRTGDWNGERFTGVPGMGDNINEIKYNFTYDEHGVWYSYSVTIASLLSRLILTSDSDGQYQRYMWIQGTWSKFSYVPAYQCDYYRVCGSYGVCDNDASPICTCMQGFRPKNQEAWNLRDGSDGCVRNTGLNCSTDKFLHLENMKLPETTSVFVNKSMTLDECGSLCKRNCSCTAYANIYITNGGSGCVMWLGQLFDMVVFPKNGQDLYVRLAAADIGSTSSNKNHRVVLAIGITLSALVLVLGLVAICYLRKKSKQKSRGFVHRSHDFLMNEVVPSVERNMDDLELPMFDFDTLTIATNNFSQDNKLGEGGFGSVHKGRLVDGQEIAIKRLSKDSGQGIEEFKNEVKLIVKLQHRNLVRLLGCCIEKDEKILVYEYMENRGLDSVLFDKSKGPLLDWKKRFNIIYGIAKGLLYLHQDSRFRIIHRDLKTSNILLDNEMNPKISDFGMARIFDEDQMQAKTRRIVGTYGYMSPEYAMDGNFSVKTDVFSFGVLVLEIITGKKNRGFYIDDDELNLLGNVWRHWHEGTVLTLIDPSIGNSYIESDVIRCIHIGLLCVQEHAEDRPTMSSVILMLNNEVPSLSYPKNPGFFARKNHPETDSSSNKQDEIWSVNQVTTTMLEAR, translated from the exons ATGAGAATCTTCTTCAACCACCTTAACtacctcatcatcattcttattaGCCTCTTCTTCATCACTCCACCAGCCTCTACCGACACTTTAACGGGAAAACAAATCCTCAGAACTAACCAAACGCTATTGTCACAAAACCAAACCTTCGTGCTGGGCTTCTTCAGAGGTTCCAACACCAACTATTACCTCGGAATATGGTACAACAACATCAATCCTCAAACAATTGTTTGGGTTGCAAACAGAGACAACCCCATTGACAACTCTACAGGCTATCTCAAGATCGGAGACAACGGAAACTTTGTTCTTCTCAATTCATCCGGGAACCTCGCATGGTCCTCCAACCAAACCAACGCAAGGAATCCAGTTCTTCAGCTCCTCGATACAGGTAACCTTGTTCTCAAGGATTCATCAGACAATACCAATAGTAACTACTTATGGCAGAGCTTCGATTATCCAACCGATACCATGTTACCGGGGATGAAGCTTGGTTGGAACTTGGACACAAGAACAGAGAAGCACTTAACATCATGGAAGGTCGCAGGTGAAGACCCTTCAAGCGGTGACTACACTTTAAAGATAGATTACCATGGTTTACCAGATATTTTCATCAGGAGAAACCAAACTATAATATTCCGAACTGGTGATTGGAATGGTGAGAGATTCACTGGGGTCCCAGGGATGGGAGACAACATAAATGAAATCAAGTACAATTTCACTTATGATGAGCATGGTGTGTGGTACTCTTACTCCGTTACAATAGCTTCCTTGTTGTCGAGGTTAATCCTGACATCTGATTCTGATGGCCAGTATCAACGCTACATGTGGATACAAGGAACATGGAGCAAGTTCTCGTACGTACCAGCGTATCAATGCGATTACTACAGAGTGTGTGGTTCGTATGGAGTGTGTGACAATGATGCTTCGCCGATTTGCACTTGTATGCAGGGGTTCAGGCCTAAGAACCAAGAAGCTTGGAACTTGAGAGATGGGTCTGATGGGTGTGTGAGGAACACGGGTTTGAATTGTTCCACTGACAAGTTCTTGCATCTTGAGAACATGAAGCTGCCGGAGACAACAAGTGTGTTTGTGAATAAGAGTATGACACTTGATGAATGTGGGAGTTTGTGCAAGAGGAATTGTTCATGCACTGCATATGCAAACATCTACATCACAAATGGAGGAAGTGGCTGTGTTATGTGGCTTGGTCAACTCTTTGACATGGTTGTCTTCCCTAAGAATGGCCAAGATCTCTATGTCAGATTGGCCGCTGCTGATATAg GATCTACTAGCTCCAACAAGAATCATAGAGTAGTTCTGGCTATTGGCATCACACTTAGTGCACTTGTTTTAGTTTTGGGATTGGTTGCTATTTGTTACTTAAGGAAGAAGAGCAAACAAAAATCAAGAG GTTTTGTCCACAGAAGTCATGATTTCTTAATGAATGAGGTGGTGCCTTCTGTTGAAAGGAACATGGATGATTTAGAGTTGCCAATGTTTGATTTTGATACTCTAACAATTGCTACAAACAATTTCTCTCAAGATAATAAACTTGGAGAAGGAGGCTTCGGTAGTGTTCATAAG GGTAGATTGGTTGATGGTCAAGAAATTGCTATAAAAAGATTATCAAAAGACTCTGGACAAGGAATAGAAGAGTTTAAGAATGAAGTCAAGTTAATTGTCAAACTACAACACCGAAATCTCGTTCGGTTGCTTGGTTGCTGCATTGAGAAGGATGAGAAGATATTGGTTTATGAGTATATGGAAAATAGAGGCCTGGATTCCGTTTTGTTTG ACAAATCAAAAGGACCTTTGCTTGATTGGAAAAAACGTTTCAATATTATATATGGTATAGCTAAAGGGCTTCTATATTTGCATCAAGATTCAAGATTTCGAATTATTCATAGAGATCTTAAGACAAGTAACATATTACTAGATAATGAAATGAATCCAAAGATATCAGACTTTGGAATGGCTAGAATTTTTGACGAAGATCAAATGCAAGCAAAAACACGAAGAATTGTTGGAACATA TGGTTACATGTCTCCAGAATATGCTATGGACGGAAATTTTTCGGTAAAAACTGATGTTTTTAGTTTTGGAGTTCTAGTATTGGAGATCATAACAGGAAAGAAGAATAGAGGGTTCTACATTGATGACGATGAATTGAATCTTTTAGGAAAT GTATGGAGGCATTGGCATGAAGGAACTGTATTGACATTGATTGATCCATCCATTGGCAATTCATACATAGAGTCTGATGTTATAAGATGCATACATATTGGACTTTTATGTGTTCAAGAACATGCAGAAGATAGACCAACAATGTCTTCAGTGATCTTAATGTTAAATAATGAAGTTCCATCATTGTCATATCCTAAAAATCCTGGATTTTTCGCAAGAAAAAATCATCCAGAGACTGATTCATCTTCAAATAAACAAGATGAAATATGGAGTGTGAATCAAGTCACAACGACAATGTTAGAAGCTagataa
- the LOC112782877 gene encoding receptor-like serine/threonine-protein kinase SD1-8 isoform X1 yields the protein MRIFFNHLNYLIIILISLFFITPPASTDTLTGKQILRTNQTLLSQNQTFVLGFFRGSNTNYYLGIWYNNINPQTIVWVANRDNPIDNSTGYLKIGDNGNFVLLNSSGNLAWSSNQTNARNPVLQLLDTGNLVLKDSSDNTNSNYLWQSFDYPTDTMLPGMKLGWNLDTRTEKHLTSWKVAGEDPSSGDYTLKIDYHGLPDIFIRRNQTIIFRTGDWNGERFTGVPGMGDNINEIKYNFTYDEHGVWYSYSVTIASLLSRLILTSDSDGQYQRYMWIQGTWSKFSYVPAYQCDYYRVCGSYGVCDNDASPICTCMQGFRPKNQEAWNLRDGSDGCVRNTGLNCSTDKFLHLENMKLPETTSVFVNKSMTLDECGSLCKRNCSCTAYANIYITNGGSGCVMWLGQLFDMVVFPKNGQDLYVRLAAADIGSTSSNKNHRVVLAIGITLSALVLVLGLVAICYLRKKSKQKSRATIPGFVHRSHDFLMNEVVPSVERNMDDLELPMFDFDTLTIATNNFSQDNKLGEGGFGSVHKGRLVDGQEIAIKRLSKDSGQGIEEFKNEVKLIVKLQHRNLVRLLGCCIEKDEKILVYEYMENRGLDSVLFDKSKGPLLDWKKRFNIIYGIAKGLLYLHQDSRFRIIHRDLKTSNILLDNEMNPKISDFGMARIFDEDQMQAKTRRIVGTYGYMSPEYAMDGNFSVKTDVFSFGVLVLEIITGKKNRGFYIDDDELNLLGNVWRHWHEGTVLTLIDPSIGNSYIESDVIRCIHIGLLCVQEHAEDRPTMSSVILMLNNEVPSLSYPKNPGFFARKNHPETDSSSNKQDEIWSVNQVTTTMLEAR from the exons ATGAGAATCTTCTTCAACCACCTTAACtacctcatcatcattcttattaGCCTCTTCTTCATCACTCCACCAGCCTCTACCGACACTTTAACGGGAAAACAAATCCTCAGAACTAACCAAACGCTATTGTCACAAAACCAAACCTTCGTGCTGGGCTTCTTCAGAGGTTCCAACACCAACTATTACCTCGGAATATGGTACAACAACATCAATCCTCAAACAATTGTTTGGGTTGCAAACAGAGACAACCCCATTGACAACTCTACAGGCTATCTCAAGATCGGAGACAACGGAAACTTTGTTCTTCTCAATTCATCCGGGAACCTCGCATGGTCCTCCAACCAAACCAACGCAAGGAATCCAGTTCTTCAGCTCCTCGATACAGGTAACCTTGTTCTCAAGGATTCATCAGACAATACCAATAGTAACTACTTATGGCAGAGCTTCGATTATCCAACCGATACCATGTTACCGGGGATGAAGCTTGGTTGGAACTTGGACACAAGAACAGAGAAGCACTTAACATCATGGAAGGTCGCAGGTGAAGACCCTTCAAGCGGTGACTACACTTTAAAGATAGATTACCATGGTTTACCAGATATTTTCATCAGGAGAAACCAAACTATAATATTCCGAACTGGTGATTGGAATGGTGAGAGATTCACTGGGGTCCCAGGGATGGGAGACAACATAAATGAAATCAAGTACAATTTCACTTATGATGAGCATGGTGTGTGGTACTCTTACTCCGTTACAATAGCTTCCTTGTTGTCGAGGTTAATCCTGACATCTGATTCTGATGGCCAGTATCAACGCTACATGTGGATACAAGGAACATGGAGCAAGTTCTCGTACGTACCAGCGTATCAATGCGATTACTACAGAGTGTGTGGTTCGTATGGAGTGTGTGACAATGATGCTTCGCCGATTTGCACTTGTATGCAGGGGTTCAGGCCTAAGAACCAAGAAGCTTGGAACTTGAGAGATGGGTCTGATGGGTGTGTGAGGAACACGGGTTTGAATTGTTCCACTGACAAGTTCTTGCATCTTGAGAACATGAAGCTGCCGGAGACAACAAGTGTGTTTGTGAATAAGAGTATGACACTTGATGAATGTGGGAGTTTGTGCAAGAGGAATTGTTCATGCACTGCATATGCAAACATCTACATCACAAATGGAGGAAGTGGCTGTGTTATGTGGCTTGGTCAACTCTTTGACATGGTTGTCTTCCCTAAGAATGGCCAAGATCTCTATGTCAGATTGGCCGCTGCTGATATAg GATCTACTAGCTCCAACAAGAATCATAGAGTAGTTCTGGCTATTGGCATCACACTTAGTGCACTTGTTTTAGTTTTGGGATTGGTTGCTATTTGTTACTTAAGGAAGAAGAGCAAACAAAAATCAAGAG CCACTATTCCAGGTTTTGTCCACAGAAGTCATGATTTCTTAATGAATGAGGTGGTGCCTTCTGTTGAAAGGAACATGGATGATTTAGAGTTGCCAATGTTTGATTTTGATACTCTAACAATTGCTACAAACAATTTCTCTCAAGATAATAAACTTGGAGAAGGAGGCTTCGGTAGTGTTCATAAG GGTAGATTGGTTGATGGTCAAGAAATTGCTATAAAAAGATTATCAAAAGACTCTGGACAAGGAATAGAAGAGTTTAAGAATGAAGTCAAGTTAATTGTCAAACTACAACACCGAAATCTCGTTCGGTTGCTTGGTTGCTGCATTGAGAAGGATGAGAAGATATTGGTTTATGAGTATATGGAAAATAGAGGCCTGGATTCCGTTTTGTTTG ACAAATCAAAAGGACCTTTGCTTGATTGGAAAAAACGTTTCAATATTATATATGGTATAGCTAAAGGGCTTCTATATTTGCATCAAGATTCAAGATTTCGAATTATTCATAGAGATCTTAAGACAAGTAACATATTACTAGATAATGAAATGAATCCAAAGATATCAGACTTTGGAATGGCTAGAATTTTTGACGAAGATCAAATGCAAGCAAAAACACGAAGAATTGTTGGAACATA TGGTTACATGTCTCCAGAATATGCTATGGACGGAAATTTTTCGGTAAAAACTGATGTTTTTAGTTTTGGAGTTCTAGTATTGGAGATCATAACAGGAAAGAAGAATAGAGGGTTCTACATTGATGACGATGAATTGAATCTTTTAGGAAAT GTATGGAGGCATTGGCATGAAGGAACTGTATTGACATTGATTGATCCATCCATTGGCAATTCATACATAGAGTCTGATGTTATAAGATGCATACATATTGGACTTTTATGTGTTCAAGAACATGCAGAAGATAGACCAACAATGTCTTCAGTGATCTTAATGTTAAATAATGAAGTTCCATCATTGTCATATCCTAAAAATCCTGGATTTTTCGCAAGAAAAAATCATCCAGAGACTGATTCATCTTCAAATAAACAAGATGAAATATGGAGTGTGAATCAAGTCACAACGACAATGTTAGAAGCTagataa
- the LOC140182914 gene encoding uncharacterized protein, translated as MVGKRHHGYKTLSFMDAYSGYNHILMHPSDQNKIAFITDYGNYCYKVMPFEPKNAGTTYQRLMDKVFADQIGRNLEVYVDDIVAKTKLSDNHLNNLLEIFNQVRRYNMRLNSEKCAFGVQGELTGRLVKWSVELSEFDIRYQRRGPIKSQYLVDFIAEFTVPSSVDNPTQWTLYVDGASNPQGCGTRVLLEDGNGFVLEQALHLSFKASNNQTEYKVVIAGLRLVAELKISDLQVYCDSLLVVQQRLKIKQHFSSVEHPQTNGLAEAANKVILHALRKKLDDAKGLWAELVPEVIWGYNTTIHSTTKEMPFRKVYGSEAMLPLEISQSSIRTQIDDHNEAQRIDLESIEEVRDIATLRHRVMQQIMSRRHNQKVHPRSFQVNKLVLHKTEQSRRPSSHGKLAANWEGPFRVIEVLGNGACQLQSLHGTTIPNTWNVSSLKHYYS; from the exons ATGGTTGGCAAACGTCATCATG GTTACAAGACATTAAGTTTCATGGATGCGTATTCTGGTTATAACCATATTCTAATGCATCCATCTGATCAAAACAAAATTGCATTTATCACTGACTATGGAAATTACTGTTATAAGGTTATGCCTTTCGAACCTAAAAATGCAGGCACTACCTACCAACGCCTTATGGATAAGGTATTCGCAGATCAAATTGGTAGAAACCTAGAAGTGTATGTCGACGATATAGTGGCAAAAACAAAGCTCAGCGACAACCACCTTAACAATCTCTTAGAGATCTTCAATCAAGTACGACGATATAACATGCGACTGAACTCAGAGAAGTGCGCCTTTGGAGTGCAGGGAG AGCTGACTGGCCGACTAGTAAAATGGTCGGTTGAACTCTCTGAGTTTGACATCAGATACCAAAGACGAGGCCCAATAAAGTCTCAGTACCTCGTAGATTTCATCGCTGAATTTACTGTACCAAGTTCGGTGGATAACCCAACACAATGGACTCTATATGTGGATGGAGCATCCAACCCCCAAGGGTGCGGCACCAGGGTCTTGCTTGAAGACGGCAACGGTTTTGTTCTAGAACAAGCTTTACACCTTTCCTTCAAAGCAAGCAATAATCAAACAGAGTACAAAGTCGTAATTGCAGGACTCAGACTTGTAGCCGAACTAAAAATCTCAGATTTACAGGTATACTGTGATTCTCTGCTTGTTGTGCAGCAG CGCTTGAAGATCAAACAACACTTCTCATCTGTGGAACATCCGCAAACAAACGGCttagcagaagctgccaacaaggtTATCTTGCACGCTTTACGAAAGAAACTTGACGACGCAAAAGGTCTCTGGGCTGAATTAGTACCAGAGGTAATATGGGGATACAATACCACCATCCACTCAACAACAAAGGAAATGCCTTTTCGGAAAGTGTATGGCTCCGAAGCTATGTTACCTTTAGAAATATCTCAATCCTCCATTAGAACTCAAATAGATGACCATAATGAAGCCCAGCGTATAGACCTCGAATCAATTGAAGAAGTCAGAGatattgcaactctccggcacCGAGTAATGCAGCAAATCATGTCCAGAAGACACAATCAAAAGGTCCATCCCCGATCATTTCAAGTAAATAAATTGGTACTTCACAAAACAGAACAGTCCCGAAGACCATCATCAcatggaaagctcgccgcaaattgggaGGGCCCATTCCGAGTTATTGAAGTCCTCGGAAATGGGGCATGTCAGCTACAATCTTTGCATGGTACAACTATCCCTAACACCTGGAATGTTTCTTCTTTAAAACATTACTATAGTTAA